The genomic interval tttatttcaaaaagtgctcagaatgtcaatttttttaggtcggaacgtcacaaaattttcagctcgcgctttgcgctcgcattatctaaaagttgaaatatgtatttttcaggacaaaatacatgaaatttcaaagattttcagctcgcgcttcgcgcgtcCACTACtcaaatagggcttatgagataattattgttttttatttataagaataaagctaagaaatgactgTTAAGACatcggcgttttgccccccccccccaatttttcacgaccaagaaaatggggagaaaatgaaagggataaGTGTGAATATAGGCCTGtaatttttcaaatgttatgtcaaaatctatcgcaaactttgatttttgtaattaaaatgtcaaaaattttgctcgctcgcaacttcttataAATTTAACGCGATATGCCGTATCAAGCCCCCTCacaatttttggctcattacgccactgagacaaccccttcaaagaaacaaacaaaactcaactttgagcggccgatcggggaaaatatgggtgaaaaaaaattcggcccccctattggcgggagctggatccgcccctggtgcGGTAAAGGGATGATTTTGTAATGCAGCGTTCATGCGTCATCAACTATGGTTTCACATTTGCGGATAAAGAGAACGGTTATGGAACTGATGTTTGTTATAAACACAATCATACATGCGTCATGAAGTATGGTTTCATAATTATTGATAgcaaaaaaggacaaaaatagTGATGAGAGATTTTGcgtattattttttcaaactttgaaCCAGTgaagattttgttttgtttaatactaaaatCAGAACTCTTCATCTCGGTGTCACGATGTGTTTTGGAGAAGGGATTAGGTAGAAAAGAGGAATTAAGTGAGAGTACACGTATGAGAGGGACACGGGCAGCATTACAATGGAATTAGAAAGTGCATGAGTGTGTTCAGGACTTCAGACAAGGATCAACTTTAGTCGAGAAAGAATgacattaaaaatcaaaatgaaatataaagtgacgcGAAATGGAGTTATCATGATCACGttggtcatgatgatgacaaaGACGGAAATGAATGATGGTGCTGCTGAAGATAataaagatggtgatgatgacgatgatgacgatgatgacgctaataatgacgatggtggtgatgatgatgttgatgatgacgatgttgatgatgttgattatgatgttgatgatgacgatgttgattatgatgttgatgatgacgatgatgatagtggtggtggtaatgatgatgatggtgatgatgttgatgattaaatgatgacgatgttgatgattttgattatgatgttgattatgacgatgttgatgatggtgatgctgatgttgatgatgacgatgttgatgatgatgttgatgatgatgataaggggGATAcaacgaatgaaaaaaaataacatgaaataatgTGACAGCATTAATTGATGGGGTAGGATACTAAGGTAAATAACGAGACAATTAAAtatatgatcaaaatgataCTATACCCTGTAATCTATGACAGTGTCTTGGTGATGGTGTTTGAGGTAGGCTGGGTTAACATGGAAGGCGCCCTCTAACGCGGCCCTATCTTTTACCCATAGTGCCGAGCAGTCGAAGGTTACACGAAGAAACTTGTGAGGGTTGAAGTTGAAAGAATCGGCGagctaaaattgaaaataagataTACCATGTAAACCATCAAGCTAAAAAAGACTATTAAGCTAAAATTGTATCCAAGgggaaacaaaatattcaaaatgatgATAGAGGCTTTCCATATTGTGCTTCTACCAATAGCCATGAGGATGTCAGTTATGAATAACTTCatgaatgaaggaaggaagatGGTAAATAGACAAACGAATGCATACATAAAAGGTAGAAAACTGATAATAAACACAATGTCAGCATATGAATATCGCACTTCAAAATACATCTCATGGCCAAAGGCTACATTCAACAATTTATGGAATATTACTCCATATTGATAATTATGGATAGTTTTAAGTAATAGAAGGAAGACAATGACTTACTTCAACACCGTTTAATAGATGTCTATATTCAGGGCATATAAATGCACTTCCGGCATACGCTGCATCAATATGGAACCACAGACCTTCTTCTTTACCTATAAAATGAGGGGAATAAAAGAATTATAATTAGCCTAATTTACATTTTGtataattgaaaatattggCTTTGGTTTTTTTAACGGCAAAGTTGATAAATATTGTCTGAATATTTGTTTGACAAGccatgaaaccccccccccccaaaaaaaaaaaaacaatcagaaTGCAGGAGACAGATATACCGcacacaaacaaacacacaagAAGAAGATCgaaaatgtgaaatatgatataattctATGAATGCTATTTCAAAATCCATAATGAAATTAGATAGAATATCATttcaaaaaggtaaaaaataattgatCGATCGCGACTTCTTTGATATTTTGCTCCATTCGCTACGTTGTACCTCTCAAAATTTTTGGTCTCATTAAGCCATACTATATAGCTGGCGAGATGATGCGAATGAAACAGATGAATGAGTGGAAtgtaaaacacacacacacacacattattttttaatggaacatgtatgaaatattaaCGATAAATTACATAGTTTAAGATTTGCCTCCAGCATTAATACTTACATATTGGTCCCAGCTCCTTCAGATTATCGAAAGCACATGATGTGGTTGTTCCAAGTGTGGCACAGAGCTGAAAAGTGTTATTGATACAATATTCAATGTCAATGATCATTCATAAAAatagacaagaaaaaaatcttttcaaaatgaatgttaAGCTGCAATCGAAGtaaagaaaataagcaaaactaaaaaaaaagaacggcAGAAGTTAAAAGATACCTTACAAAAATTACACGATAAAATTATTGAACGTTTCGACATTTCTTAATGAAAACCTTCCATGAATTGCCAGCAGGAAATCATTGcactttcataaaaaaaaaatatgaccatacatgtatcataacgCATAATGGAATAGAAAATCGAATTTGTAATCCAAACATCTGAGAATCTACCTAAATCCTCATCTGCTCCGCTAGAGTTTTTTTTTGGAAGTCCATACATGCAGTTTTCCATTTTGAAGATTTATAacatcattttcaaagttttcgGACCCGTTGCGTAATATACGCGTACTGAGAAAGGCTgaatattaattatattttagattatttcttttaatttccttcatatttttattttaaatttccttttcagGTCCTAAGTACTTAAAGCTTATCGTGATTATTAATAAATCACTGAAGGCGTATCTTACATAAACAGGGATTCTTCCTTTGGCCTTGTCTTCCTCTATTGCTTTCTTGAGTACATCTCCTCTCAGGGAATGTTTGTCATCGGTCGCTAGCTGTCTGATACGAAGACTAGCGATCAAAGCTGCTCGTTCTACAGATGAATGGCTCTTTCGAGAGAGAGGGCAAGAGGAAGAAGGGGGgaatgttgcacccacaaatgtaataacgccctcaaatgtaataacgcccacaaatgtaataacactttacccacaaatgtaataatttcactcacaaatgtaataatgcactttacccacaaatgtaataatttttgatcgcccacaaatgtaataatgactttacccacaaatgttataaatttgaagggaattTTTGGCGATTTCGTTCTAAACTagaatcctatagtaatgcgttcatacaGCACAAAattgcaaagtcttttttccagacctggttaattaaaaaattataatataagtccaaagtcttttttccgtacccggttgtttcaaaaattataatataagtccaaagtcttctttccagacccggttgtttcaaaaattataatataaatccaaagtctctTTTTCCAGATtcggttattaaaaaaattataatataagttcaaactaagatacgataatgatattccagtggaacaaaattgagaacagagcttagtcttttctccagacccagttattt from Lytechinus pictus isolate F3 Inbred chromosome 2, Lp3.0, whole genome shotgun sequence carries:
- the LOC129281727 gene encoding aromatic-L-amino-acid decarboxylase-like, which translates into the protein MRFRVITFVGVITFEGVITFVGATFPPSSSCPLSRKSHSSVERAALIASLRIRQLATDDKHSLRGDVLKKAIEEDKAKGRIPVYLCATLGTTTSCAFDNLKELGPICKEEGLWFHIDAAYAGSAFICPEYRHLLNGVELADSFNFNPHKFLRVTFDCSALWVKDRAALEGAFHVNPAYLKHHHQDTVIDYRHWQIPLGRRFRSLKLWFVFRLFGVEKLQDYIRKHVSLAKEFEALVVSDNRFEIVAEVVLGLVCFRLKGSDNLNKILLDRINADGKIHMVGSVLKGRYILRMAVCGSETASRHMIHAWDVITELTTKLLAEGTNGNDELTSTKCVSPAQKTNGHAPTSVE